Genomic segment of Pochonia chlamydosporia 170 chromosome 1, whole genome shotgun sequence:
TCCATGGCTGTGATTGTCGCGTGTGTCTTTGCATCTTAGATTGTCATCGTTATCATTGCTCGACAGCTGTTTCTCAGACTTCACAACTTCCCTTTGTTCGTGGAGCCGTTGGCTGTTCCCCTCATACGGCGCATCTCCATCCCGAGGTGAGTATCGTCTCCTGGCCGCCAAATCGCCTCACCGTCTAATACCTCTTCCAGCCCATTCTTTACATCGGAAATCACTCGAAATTGGCATAGCCCCTAAGTAATTACAGTCTGGACCGAACACGACTTCCTCCCGGACTGACATCCCCTAACTCCACGGGACGATGGCCGTCTTTCTCAAAAAGAAAATCACCTACGACGAAGACAAAATCCTAAACCTCATCTGGTTCGGCCTCGTCGGCCTCCAAGTATTAATCGTCATGACCGTCGCTGCCCAAGCTGCCCGCCACTATCTACGATACTACTTTCAACGGAGACGGAAGCAAATGCTGCCTTGAGTTTTCGATCTTTTTCAGGCGTTTTAGGGAAACAACAAGGGACATGATTTTGGGAGATTTTTGACCTGACCTTTTGGTATCGACTTGCTGTCGACGAggtatttttttttttcgcaTTTCGGCATTGCACGTTTGCATGATGGAGTTTTTGCATTGGCGTTTTTGATTGCATGGATTGGCGTAATGCACTGTACGAATATGTCTTGATGAGACTTTATGATGTAATTATGGTTGTCTTGCAACTGGTAATCATTGAACAACTTGTTGTTGTCACACTCCTTTGATACCACTGATAATTGTCACTGTACATGTCGAATTTACCTCAGTACAGCGGGAGAGTGCCATCAGTCTCCGCAAAGGCCCTCTCAAGAATTGCAACACCAGCTTCGACCTGAGCCTCCGTCACTGTAATGGGCGGCGCAATCCGAAACGTGCCCCCGAAGCTGGGGTGGCTGCTCAAGTTCGCCCAGAGCCCCAGCTCATATGCCCGGTTTCCAACTCTCCTGGCCAATTCCAACCCTGGCGTTTTGCTATCTCGATCAGTCACAATCTCAATACCAGCCATCAGACCTCTACCGCGCACTTGGCCAATGCAGCCGTATCGGTTGTACAGTCCCTGCAAACCGCTGTGAAGAATCTTGCCGCATTTTCTTGAGTGCTCAACCAGATTGTCTCGGAACAGAATCTCCAAGACCTTATCACCAACAGCCGCTGGGAGCGGATCATTGACATGAGTGGTGTAAAAGAAGAACCCTTTCTCTGCCGCTGTATTGGCAACCTCCTCGCTTGCCACCACGGCACTCAGCGGTAAACCATTCCCCAAAGTTTTGGACAGGGTCAAGATATCTGGCACCACATCCTCATGGTTTATGGCCATGAAGTCTCCGCATCGGCCGACGCCTGTCTGTGCTTCATCCACAATCAAAAGCATTCCTCGTGCCTCGCACTGCCTTTTTAGAGCTTTGAGGTATCCCGATGGGAGAACATGCATGCCCCCCGAACTTTGGATGCATTCGACGATGCAAGCCGCCAGAGAACCACACGATTGCAAGTCAATCATCTTCCATCCGTACTCCATCTCAGCCTCCCAGTCGTAGGAGCCATCGGGCTTGCGAAAGACAGACCTGTACGCATTGGGCGATGGGAGCATGTGCATCCCCGGCATCAGAGGTCCATGGCCTCTTCTACCAAAATGATACTGTGCGCCAAGCGCCTGGGCTGTGACTCCATGCCAGGAGGCTCCAATGCCA
This window contains:
- a CDS encoding 2,2-dialkylglycine decarboxylase (similar to Pyrenophora tritici-repentis Pt-1C-BFP XP_001939206.1), whose translation is MAPGAVTEDRTNKSAAVFSKDDTPPTLYQNVDEKELKAKSKKHLLDYGSKFEDDIITGSHGLYIYTASGHKVLDWTSGQMSCLLGHGHPEIVKVITDHAMQLDHLFSGMVSPPVISLADRLCNALPAGLDKAFFLSTGGESNEAAIKMAKTYTGKFEIVGIGASWHGVTAQALGAQYHFGRRGHGPLMPGMHMLPSPNAYRSVFRKPDGSYDWEAEMEYGWKMIDLQSCGSLAACIVECIQSSGGMHVLPSGYLKALKRQCEARGMLLIVDEAQTGVGRCGDFMAINHEDVVPDILTLSKTLGNGLPLSAVVASEEVANTAAEKGFFFYTTHVNDPLPAAVGDKVLEILFRDNLVEHSRKCGKILHSGLQGLYNRYGCIGQVRGRGLMAGIEIVTDRDSKTPGLELARRVGNRAYELGLWANLSSHPSFGGTFRIAPPITVTEAQVEAGVAILERAFAETDGTLPLY